A window of the Streptococcus sp. 116-D4 genome harbors these coding sequences:
- a CDS encoding YneF family protein: protein MDLLLAIVLIVLAFLGGALGGMYLVRKQIEKEFADNPRLNAEAVRTLLSANGQKPSEAKVQQVYHQIIRQQKAALANSKKKK, encoded by the coding sequence ATGGATTTACTATTAGCAATTGTATTGATTGTGCTAGCTTTTCTAGGAGGAGCTCTTGGAGGAATGTACTTGGTTCGTAAGCAAATTGAAAAAGAATTCGCTGACAACCCACGTTTGAATGCTGAAGCAGTTCGTACTCTTTTGAGTGCAAATGGTCAAAAACCAAGCGAAGCTAAGGTACAACAAGTCTACCACCAAATCATTCGCCAACAAAAAGCAGCCCTCGCTAACAGCAAAAAGAAAAAATAA
- a CDS encoding ABC transporter ATP-binding protein, with the protein MASLLTLENIHKTFEAGTVNENHVLKGLDLEVEEGDFISVIGGNGAGKSTLMNILAGNLSVDEGDLLLAGKSIKNLSVRKRAKDIARVFQDPKMGTASRLTIEENMAIALRRGQKRGLGWGVKEKDRIRFQEALKELNIGLENRLKVDTQYLSGGQRQALTLVMAALVKPKLLLLDEHTAALDPKTSQMVMDLTQKIVEQHQLTTLMITHDMNHAIEYGNRLIMLYQGKIVVDVKGEEKKHLTVEDLMHLFQKNSGQSLVSDELVLG; encoded by the coding sequence ATGGCAAGTTTGTTAACACTTGAAAATATTCACAAAACATTTGAAGCAGGGACGGTCAATGAGAATCATGTCCTCAAAGGATTAGATTTAGAGGTTGAAGAGGGAGATTTTATCTCTGTGATTGGTGGAAATGGAGCAGGGAAATCCACTTTGATGAATATCTTGGCTGGCAATCTATCGGTGGACGAAGGTGACCTTTTATTGGCAGGCAAATCCATTAAAAATCTGAGTGTAAGAAAGAGGGCCAAGGATATCGCCCGTGTTTTTCAAGATCCGAAGATGGGAACGGCTTCTCGTTTGACGATCGAGGAGAATATGGCTATTGCCTTGAGACGTGGACAAAAAAGAGGTCTTGGTTGGGGCGTGAAAGAGAAGGATAGAATCCGGTTCCAAGAGGCCTTAAAAGAGTTGAATATTGGCCTTGAAAATCGCTTGAAAGTGGATACCCAATACCTCTCAGGAGGACAAAGACAGGCCTTGACCCTAGTCATGGCAGCTCTGGTGAAACCCAAACTTTTGCTTCTGGATGAACACACTGCAGCCCTTGACCCGAAAACGAGTCAAATGGTGATGGATTTGACGCAAAAGATTGTGGAACAACATCAATTGACGACGTTGATGATTACCCATGATATGAACCATGCGATTGAGTATGGCAATCGTCTCATTATGCTCTATCAAGGCAAGATAGTGGTGGATGTCAAGGGAGAGGAGAAAAAGCATCTAACGGTTGAAGACCTCATGCATCTCTTCCAGAAAAATAGTGGCCAAAGCCTAGTCAGTGATGAATTGGTTTTAGGATAA
- a CDS encoding SIALI-17 repeat-containing surface protein has protein sequence MEKICREKSCRYSIRKLTVGTASVLLGAVFLASHTVSADTIEVKQNELALEKTTVKTDTVTKASELTEHTQPNEPIDHTKPVLADNSASESKPVEADITSATANQASTEAIVKPNENKETEKQELPVTKQNNYQLNYDQPTAPSYDGWEKQALPVGNGEMGAKVFGLIGEERIQYNEKTLWSGGPRPDSTDYNGGNYQERYKILAEIRKALEDGDRQKAKQLAEQNLVGPNNPQYGRYLAFGDISMVFTNQKKGLENVTDYHRSLDITEATTTTSYTQDGTTFKRETFSSYPDDVTVTHLTQKGDKKLDFTVWNSLTEDLIANGDYSAEYSNYKSGHVTTDPNGILLKGTVKDNGLQFASYLGIKTDGNVTVHDDSLTVTGANYATLYLSAKTNFAQNPKTNYRKEIDLEKTVKNIVEVAKAKDYEALKQDHIKDYQKLFNRVKLNLGGNNSNLTTKEALRTYTPTKGQKLEELFFQYGRYLLISSSRDRTDALPANLQGVWNAVDNPPWNADYHLNVNLQMNYWPAYMSNLAETAKPMINYIDDMRFYGRIAAKEYAGIESKDGQENGWLVHTQATPFGWTTPGWNYYWGWSPAANAWMMQNVYDYYKFTKDETYLKEKIYPMLKETAKFWNSFLHYDKSSDRWVSSPSYSPEHGTITIGNTFDQSLVWQLFHDYMEAANHLKVDQDLVTEVKDKFDKLKPLHINKEGRIKEWYEEDSPQFTNEGIEKHHRHVSNLVGLFPGTLFNKDQAEYLEAARTTLNHRGDGGTGWSKANKINLWARLLDGNRAHRLLAEQLKYSTLENLWDTHAPFQIDGNFGATSGISEMLLQSHTGYISPLPALPDVWKDGQVSGLIARGNFEVNMKWKDKNLQNLSFLSNVGGDLVVDYPNIEASQIKVNGKPVKATVLKNNRIQLTTQKGDVVSFEQVPGRVTLLTAARQNGLAAELNFNQVDGATNYIIRREVKNDSGQAPVIKEFVTNQTHFIDSSLDPKLAYTYTVKAMFGDVSTQVSEKASAETYSEVMDDRDSRIQYGAGFGSWTDSELYRGTEKYADLSYYDYSDEDITATIPFTGVGIEVYGQKSSDLGLATAKIDGKEVGELDFHTAGETEKSSLIGRFTGLSEKPHTLTISVKRTNKGRDNEGSRIILDYFKILSGKGRTIEKMDDRDPRIQYGSQFKNWSDPELYEATEKYADINNNSSSAASESQATISFTGTGIRIYGLKTSELGKALVTLDGKEMPSLDFYTSEATEKRAFIGEFTNLADGPHTLTLRVDPNSPEGRKKISLDSFDIIKSPAIGLDLPSIAPLKTNDKTVSLTLPTGDWEAIAINFPGVKDPLVLRKVDDHHLLTTGDQTVLSVQENQVQIPIPDKTNRKVGNVIEAYSIQGNTTSSPVVGIFTPNVDDNQNDTEQSTTSKGNGPAPTVEIPEYTNPIATAGQEQPPVVNIPEYTKPIGTAGQEQPPVVNSPEYTKPIGTAGQEQPPVVNSPEYTQPIGTAGHVKPSEVKPSEVNTPKPNQPIGSNNDQSPSTLSVPKIQTHVLKDEKTGVEIIGDSNNLEGILYVSSKKVLAQELFGKTYDAYDIQLKNQSNSNMQPKGPVLVRLPISSKVENVYYLSPTKELEALDFTVRDGMAEFTTSHFSTYAVVYQSSHSQETTPNKTMETPSEPTSINLEQASTTDSPTQLENTHHREQLPETGEFSNLLLFLAGLSLVLTSIFLLKNKKD, from the coding sequence ATGGAAAAAATTTGTAGGGAGAAATCCTGTCGCTACAGTATTCGGAAGCTAACGGTCGGCACAGCCTCTGTTTTGCTTGGAGCGGTTTTTCTAGCTAGTCATACCGTCTCTGCTGATACTATCGAAGTAAAGCAAAACGAACTTGCATTAGAGAAGACTACAGTTAAGACAGACACTGTAACGAAAGCAAGTGAATTAACTGAGCACACACAGCCAAACGAACCAATTGATCATACAAAACCAGTTCTAGCCGACAATAGTGCATCTGAAAGCAAACCCGTTGAGGCTGATATTACTTCTGCTACAGCTAACCAAGCAAGTACCGAAGCTATTGTCAAACCTAACGAAAATAAGGAAACCGAAAAACAAGAACTACCTGTGACAAAACAAAACAACTATCAACTCAACTACGATCAGCCAACAGCTCCTTCCTATGATGGATGGGAAAAACAAGCCCTTCCAGTTGGGAACGGTGAGATGGGTGCTAAGGTTTTTGGTCTCATCGGTGAGGAGAGAATCCAATACAACGAAAAAACTCTTTGGTCGGGTGGACCACGTCCCGACAGTACCGACTATAATGGAGGAAACTACCAGGAGCGGTATAAAATTTTAGCAGAAATTCGTAAGGCTCTTGAAGACGGAGATCGTCAAAAAGCAAAACAACTCGCTGAACAGAATCTAGTTGGTCCAAATAATCCCCAATATGGTCGCTATCTAGCTTTTGGTGATATCTCTATGGTATTCACCAACCAAAAGAAAGGATTAGAGAACGTCACAGACTATCATCGTAGTTTGGATATAACAGAAGCTACTACTACAACTTCTTACACCCAAGATGGGACTACCTTTAAAAGAGAAACCTTCTCAAGCTACCCTGATGATGTTACAGTTACCCACTTGACTCAAAAAGGGGACAAAAAACTTGATTTTACAGTTTGGAATAGCTTAACAGAAGATTTGATTGCTAACGGAGACTACTCAGCGGAGTATTCTAACTACAAGAGTGGCCATGTTACGACAGACCCGAATGGTATCCTACTAAAAGGTACGGTCAAAGATAATGGCCTCCAGTTTGCATCCTATCTAGGAATTAAAACGGACGGAAACGTTACTGTCCATGATGATAGTTTAACGGTCACAGGGGCGAATTACGCCACCTTGTATCTCAGTGCCAAAACCAACTTTGCTCAAAATCCAAAAACAAACTATCGAAAAGAAATTGACCTCGAAAAAACTGTTAAAAATATCGTAGAGGTTGCTAAAGCAAAGGACTACGAAGCATTAAAGCAAGACCATATCAAAGACTATCAAAAGCTCTTCAACCGTGTTAAATTAAATCTAGGCGGAAATAACTCTAACCTGACTACAAAAGAGGCACTTCGAACTTACACGCCTACCAAAGGGCAAAAACTGGAAGAACTCTTCTTCCAATACGGACGTTATTTATTGATTAGTTCATCTCGTGATCGCACAGATGCCCTTCCTGCCAACCTACAAGGAGTTTGGAATGCTGTAGACAATCCACCTTGGAACGCTGACTACCATCTCAATGTCAATTTGCAAATGAACTATTGGCCTGCCTACATGAGCAATCTAGCTGAAACCGCCAAGCCAATGATCAATTATATTGATGACATGCGCTTTTATGGTCGTATTGCTGCTAAGGAATACGCTGGCATCGAATCCAAAGATGGACAAGAAAATGGTTGGCTGGTCCACACTCAAGCAACACCCTTTGGCTGGACTACTCCGGGTTGGAACTACTATTGGGGTTGGTCTCCAGCTGCTAATGCTTGGATGATGCAGAACGTCTATGACTACTATAAATTCACCAAGGACGAAACTTATCTCAAAGAAAAGATTTACCCAATGCTCAAGGAAACAGCTAAGTTTTGGAATTCCTTCTTACATTATGACAAATCTAGTGATCGTTGGGTGTCTTCTCCTTCTTACTCACCAGAACACGGTACTATTACCATTGGAAATACCTTTGACCAATCACTTGTTTGGCAATTATTCCATGATTATATGGAAGCAGCCAACCATCTAAAAGTCGACCAAGACTTAGTCACAGAGGTCAAGGATAAATTTGACAAACTCAAACCACTTCACATCAACAAAGAAGGACGCATCAAGGAATGGTACGAGGAGGACAGTCCGCAATTCACCAATGAAGGGATAGAAAAGCATCACCGGCATGTTTCCAACCTAGTTGGTCTCTTCCCAGGTACTCTCTTTAACAAAGACCAAGCTGAATACTTAGAGGCCGCGCGTACTACCTTGAACCATAGAGGTGATGGGGGGACTGGTTGGTCTAAGGCAAATAAAATCAACCTCTGGGCTCGTCTGCTAGACGGTAACCGTGCCCATCGCCTACTTGCAGAACAACTTAAGTATTCAACTCTTGAAAACCTTTGGGATACACACGCGCCTTTCCAAATCGATGGAAATTTTGGTGCAACCAGTGGTATTTCAGAAATGCTTCTTCAATCTCATACTGGCTATATCTCACCATTGCCTGCCCTCCCAGATGTATGGAAAGATGGACAAGTATCCGGTTTAATTGCTCGTGGCAACTTTGAAGTCAATATGAAGTGGAAAGATAAAAATCTTCAAAATCTGTCCTTCCTTTCAAATGTTGGTGGAGACCTCGTCGTAGACTATCCAAATATCGAAGCTAGCCAAATCAAGGTTAATGGCAAACCTGTCAAAGCAACTGTTCTTAAAAACAATCGTATCCAACTTACTACTCAAAAAGGTGATGTTGTTTCTTTCGAACAGGTCCCTGGCCGAGTGACACTTTTAACTGCCGCTAGACAAAATGGCTTAGCTGCTGAACTCAACTTCAATCAAGTAGATGGAGCGACAAATTATATCATCCGAAGAGAAGTAAAGAATGATTCAGGTCAAGCTCCTGTAATTAAAGAATTTGTTACCAATCAAACTCACTTTATCGACAGCTCACTAGATCCTAAGCTTGCTTATACCTATACTGTTAAAGCCATGTTCGGAGATGTCTCGACACAAGTTTCTGAAAAAGCAAGTGCAGAAACCTATAGTGAAGTGATGGACGATCGAGATAGTCGAATTCAATACGGTGCCGGATTTGGAAGCTGGACAGATTCAGAGTTATATAGAGGAACTGAAAAATATGCTGATCTTTCATACTATGATTATTCTGATGAAGATATCACTGCCACAATTCCTTTCACTGGGGTTGGAATTGAAGTTTATGGGCAAAAATCATCTGATTTAGGCCTTGCAACTGCAAAAATCGATGGTAAAGAAGTCGGTGAACTTGATTTCCATACCGCTGGAGAAACAGAAAAAAGCAGCTTAATCGGTCGCTTCACCGGATTATCAGAAAAGCCTCATACACTCACTATCAGTGTGAAACGAACTAATAAAGGACGAGATAATGAGGGATCAAGAATCATTCTTGACTACTTCAAAATTCTATCTGGAAAGGGGCGTACTATTGAAAAAATGGATGACAGAGACCCTCGAATCCAATACGGTTCTCAATTTAAAAACTGGAGCGACCCTGAGCTCTACGAAGCTACAGAGAAATATGCTGATATCAATAACAATTCATCCAGTGCAGCTTCAGAATCTCAAGCAACTATTTCCTTCACAGGTACAGGAATTCGTATTTATGGTTTAAAAACCTCTGAATTGGGCAAAGCACTGGTGACACTAGATGGAAAAGAGATGCCTAGTTTAGATTTCTATACTTCAGAAGCAACTGAAAAGAGAGCCTTTATTGGAGAATTCACAAATCTGGCTGATGGTCCACATACCTTGACGTTGAGAGTTGATCCTAACTCACCAGAAGGACGCAAGAAAATTTCCCTCGACTCATTTGATATTATAAAATCTCCAGCTATTGGTTTAGACCTTCCAAGTATTGCTCCTCTTAAGACAAATGATAAAACTGTCTCCTTAACTCTACCAACCGGAGACTGGGAAGCAATTGCAATCAATTTCCCAGGTGTCAAAGATCCACTCGTTTTGCGAAAAGTTGATGATCATCACCTGCTTACAACTGGAGATCAGACGGTGCTATCAGTCCAAGAAAATCAGGTACAAATCCCTATTCCTGATAAAACTAATCGGAAGGTTGGAAATGTGATAGAGGCTTATTCTATCCAAGGAAATACAACAAGTAGCCCAGTTGTTGGTATCTTCACTCCTAATGTCGATGATAACCAGAATGATACAGAGCAATCAACGACAAGCAAAGGAAATGGGCCAGCTCCTACAGTTGAAATTCCTGAGTACACAAATCCTATTGCTACAGCTGGACAGGAACAACCACCTGTAGTAAATATTCCGGAGTATACTAAACCTATAGGTACAGCCGGACAAGAACAACCACCTGTAGTAAACAGCCCTGAGTATACTAAACCTATCGGAACCGCTGGACAGGAACAACCACCTGTAGTAAACAGCCCTGAATACACTCAACCTATTGGAACCGCTGGACACGTCAAACCATCTGAAGTCAAACCATCTGAAGTCAACACACCTAAGCCTAATCAACCTATCGGAAGCAATAACGACCAATCTCCTTCAACTCTTAGTGTCCCTAAAATCCAGACACATGTCTTAAAAGATGAAAAAACTGGAGTTGAAATTATCGGTGATAGCAATAACTTAGAGGGAATTTTATATGTCTCTAGCAAGAAAGTACTAGCTCAAGAACTATTTGGTAAGACATATGATGCTTATGATATTCAACTTAAAAACCAATCAAATAGCAATATGCAACCAAAAGGCCCTGTTTTGGTTCGCTTACCAATTTCATCTAAAGTAGAAAATGTCTATTACCTAAGTCCAACTAAGGAATTGGAAGCACTTGATTTTACAGTTCGAGATGGTATGGCAGAATTTACCACTAGCCATTTTAGCACCTACGCGGTAGTCTATCAATCTAGCCATTCTCAAGAAACTACACCAAACAAGACAATGGAAACCCCTTCAGAACCAACTTCAATAAACCTTGAACAGGCTTCAACTACCGATAGTCCAACTCAGCTGGAAAATACTCATCACAGAGAACAACTTCCAGAAACTGGTGAATTCTCAAATTTACTCCTCTTCTTAGCAGGACTTAGTTTAGTCTTAACATCAATCTTCTTATTAAAAAACAAGAAGGATTAA
- a CDS encoding ABC transporter permease, producing MNFVLSSLSEGLLWSIMAIGVYLTFRILDIADMTAEGAFPLGAAVVVSQIQAGTNPWIATLLALLAGMVAGLVSGMLHTKMKIPALLTGIVTLTGLYSINIKIMGSVPNLSLGDSSTVFKQLASLGVSNEEAVFSFSLACLLLVCLVLTLLMKTEIGLVLRSTGDNIPMSEANGVNVDTMKIVGYMISNGLIALCGSLFAQNDGFSDVTSGTGTIVVGLSAVIIAEVLIHDLTIGGRLLSIGIGAIVYRLIILNIYEIPNLDQNLVRLFNAILLALVLFAPELQKRLKIRGLKLRNE from the coding sequence ATGAATTTTGTATTATCTAGTTTATCAGAAGGTTTACTATGGTCGATTATGGCGATTGGGGTCTACTTGACTTTCCGTATTTTGGATATTGCGGATATGACTGCTGAAGGAGCCTTTCCACTGGGGGCGGCTGTTGTCGTATCTCAGATACAGGCAGGGACAAATCCTTGGATTGCGACCTTACTTGCTTTGCTGGCGGGTATGGTAGCAGGTCTTGTATCAGGAATGCTCCATACCAAGATGAAAATTCCAGCTCTCTTGACAGGAATTGTGACCTTGACAGGGCTTTATTCAATCAATATTAAAATCATGGGAAGTGTCCCCAATCTTTCCTTGGGAGATTCTTCGACTGTCTTTAAACAATTGGCGAGTTTGGGGGTGTCAAATGAAGAAGCTGTTTTCTCATTCAGTTTAGCCTGTCTCTTACTTGTCTGTCTAGTCTTGACTCTTTTGATGAAAACAGAGATTGGCTTGGTCTTGCGTTCGACTGGAGACAATATTCCGATGAGTGAGGCCAATGGGGTCAATGTAGACACCATGAAGATTGTTGGTTACATGATTTCAAACGGTTTGATTGCCCTATGTGGTTCCTTGTTTGCCCAAAATGATGGATTTTCGGATGTAACTTCTGGGACAGGAACTATCGTTGTTGGTTTGAGTGCAGTCATTATTGCGGAAGTTTTGATACACGACTTGACCATTGGAGGCCGCTTATTATCCATCGGAATCGGTGCTATTGTTTACCGTTTGATTATTTTAAATATCTATGAGATTCCAAATCTAGATCAAAATCTAGTTCGTCTCTTTAATGCAATCTTGTTAGCCTTAGTTTTATTTGCGCCAGAATTGCAAAAGAGATTAAAGATTCGTGGCCTGAAATTGAGAAATGAATAG
- a CDS encoding ABC transporter substrate-binding protein, with amino-acid sequence MKVVRKLLAPLLVVGILLTSLISLHQLKADKKKDVFRIGISQFITHQSLDATREGFVDELAKQGYVEGENIEIDLQNAQGEQRNLKTISQQLAESSDVVLAIATPSAQSLANTTQTTPVIFSAVTDPVSAKLVESREHPGGNVTGTSDQSSDAILTQINLIKKVLPKAKTIGILYTQSEANSVVQKDEAKRLLEEKGFTVVEKTILDSNNVKAAAESLMAEVDMVFVPTDNIISSTMETVKQISIKHKVPVFGGSTEMVAVGGLYNYGTNYEELGRQTARMLIRVLKGEKPENIAVELPEKLELHTNQEMAEALGIDISKLEGKE; translated from the coding sequence ATGAAAGTTGTTCGAAAATTACTAGCCCCCCTCTTGGTAGTAGGGATTCTCTTGACCTCTCTGATCAGTTTGCATCAGTTGAAGGCAGATAAGAAAAAAGATGTTTTTCGTATCGGTATTTCGCAGTTTATTACTCATCAATCTTTGGATGCTACTAGAGAAGGTTTTGTGGATGAGCTGGCCAAGCAAGGCTATGTTGAAGGGGAAAATATCGAGATTGATTTGCAAAATGCACAGGGTGAGCAAAGAAATCTAAAAACTATTTCTCAGCAGCTAGCAGAATCTAGTGATGTCGTTCTAGCTATCGCAACGCCTTCTGCTCAGAGCTTGGCCAATACAACACAAACGACACCGGTTATCTTTTCAGCGGTAACAGATCCTGTCAGTGCCAAGTTGGTTGAGTCAAGAGAGCACCCTGGGGGCAATGTAACTGGGACAAGTGATCAGTCATCAGATGCCATTTTAACCCAAATCAATTTGATAAAGAAAGTGTTACCAAAGGCTAAAACGATTGGAATCCTCTATACTCAGAGCGAGGCAAACTCAGTTGTCCAAAAGGATGAAGCTAAGCGCCTTCTGGAAGAAAAAGGCTTTACCGTTGTTGAAAAAACAATCTTGGACAGTAACAACGTCAAGGCAGCAGCAGAAAGCTTGATGGCAGAGGTGGATATGGTTTTTGTACCAACGGATAATATCATTTCATCAACCATGGAAACAGTCAAGCAGATTTCTATTAAACACAAGGTTCCAGTATTTGGTGGTTCAACAGAAATGGTTGCGGTTGGTGGCTTGTATAACTACGGTACTAATTATGAAGAATTGGGAAGACAGACAGCACGCATGTTGATTCGTGTTTTAAAAGGTGAGAAGCCAGAAAATATAGCAGTTGAGTTGCCTGAAAAACTGGAATTGCATACCAATCAAGAAATGGCAGAAGCATTGGGAATTGATATTAGTAAGTTAGAAGGCAAGGAATAA